aatagagataacaaaatttaaaaaatactcctAGAGGCTAGAGAGATAGCGTAGTGGTCATACAAAaacctttcattcctgagacagCAAAGGTTgcagattcagtccctagcatcaacataggccagagctgagcagtgctctgagaataAAGGAAGCAAACAGGAAAATCCTAGTGGCAACTCTGTCAAactatttagttttttaaaaggtttctaaaaatattttatctactgagtagataaagacagagagaaatcaagatgcaaggaggagatagagagggagagaaacagagagacacagcctTGCTccgctgctcgtgaagcttctctcctgcaggtgggttgcaggggcttgaacctaggtccttgtgcttggtgatgtgtgtgttctgctgggtgcaccactacccagccttcCTATTTAATGATTTTTTCCAGCTATAATTTTGTGATACACAGTGCGTGCTTCAAgttaatacattaattaattaattaatgtattgaatagagataaGACTCACCCAAAGCAAGAGCATGACTCTCTTCAAGACTATGAAATCTAGGACAGGTAAAGAAGCTTCAGAAgaggggggtctggcggtggtgcatctggtaaagtGCATGTAGCACTTgcacatgcaccaggacctgggttcgagttcccactttccatctgcagggggggatacttcatgagcactgaagcaagtctgcaggaatctttctctctctctatcttccctccctttccccatcccctctcagtttctctctgtcctattgacagaaagaaaaaaaaagaaaaagggaaaaatggccactttcagtggtggattcatagtgccagtatcaagcccccagtgataaccttggagacagaaagtaaataaataaaatcttcagagTCTGACAGGGGTTGGCTCATGAAGATAAAGGAAAGAAGTCATCTTCCAAATATAAAAAGTCTGAGGTGAAGTAGCAAACATGATCCAGACAGTGCAGTCATTAACTGACTATCTAGGGAATATTGTGGCTGGACACTTTTCCGTCTAGACCACTCTTGCATGTGAAGGGTATTGTTGTTTCTTGAGATTCAGACTTCTCTTCCATTGTCCCCCCTGCAGAGAGTCCATGGGGGCTTCCAGTGGTGGAGGATGGTCCTTCTTCCTTTGCAAAGATGTTGATGGCAGAACTGGCCCATCTGAAGGTAGACAACAAACCATGGTCTAGAGGTAAGACATTGTCCATCAGCTGAAGAGAGAAGATGGCAGAGTTGAGGCATCCCAGCCCACAGGTGGCCCTGTCAAGATGGGAGGGCtttagtagtgtgtgtgtgtagggtggggTAGAGGGAGGAGGCCAGAGCCAGGGTGCTCTGGGGACTGGAATCTGGTCTGAGAGAGCTGGCTCCTCATTCACACAGTTTCTTTCATGTCTACCCCACACCCACTCTTCTATTCCCATGCTCAACACACTTAGATCCAGAAGAGATAATAAGACTCTGACCTCTGCAGAGCCTCAGTGTTTATCAACTTACTTAAAGTAGTTAGATGCTCCTGCTTTCAAACTGAAACTCACAGGCCTTTTTCTTCTCCATCGCCTttgccttccccttcccctcctccttctttaaatattttaattaatttattattggatagagacatatagaaattgagaggggagggggatatagagagggtgagagacagagaggcacctgcagccctgcttcaccacttgcaaagctttcccccagcaggtggggaccgggttccttgtgcattgtaacatgtgcacccaaccaggtgcgccaccatccggttCCCAAGTCTTGTTATTGCTGATAGTGAATACATTAAGACTGGCCTCTACTGCTCAGCTGTTCAACACACAGACCCCTGGTACAGATCCTGTGATTCtaaaattttatcttttctctgCAGGGACACACTCCCTTCGCTACCACTATCTGTGTCTGTCAGAGCCaggcccagccctgccccagttTCTGGTCATAGGCTATGTGAATGACCAGCCTTTCATCCGGTTCGATAGCCGTGAGGGCAGGGCCAAACCCCAGGCCCTGTGGATGACACCCATAGACGCCCAGTACTGGGAGATGGAGACCCAGAAGCATCAGGCCTGGGCGAAGGTGCAGCAGGTGGAGATGTGGACAGTGATGGGCTACCACAACCAGAGCAGCGGTGAGTGCAGTGGgctccccaccctcctcccttCACACTTCCCTCTGAGCCTGTGTGCTGCACTGCTTGTTGCTTGGCCAACAAGGAGAGTTGTCAGGGCTTCCTTCTGCCTGCGTCTCCTCCCGTTCTCTTCCTACAACCAAGCAGGGGCCACTGGGTCCCCAGAGTCGGAGCAGCAGCATCCAGAGGAACTGGAGATCCATGTCTCCCCTACTCACTCCCCACTTTCCTGCCCCTGCATGTAGGCACACACAGCGCCCAGATCATGTTCGGCTGTGAGATCCAGGAGGGCGGAATCTCTAGCAGCTTCTGGCAATATGGCTATGATGGGCAGGACCACCTGACACTGGACCTGGAGACTCAGAGCTGGGTGTCCGCCAATTCTGTGGCCTGGAAGACCAAGCGCTGGTGGGAGAGGGAACCTTGCTATGCTGAGTATAACAAGGCCTACCTGGGCAGCCTCTGCCTCACCTCCCTGCACAAATACCTGGAGCTGGGCGGCCTTAACCTCACCCAGAGAAGTAAGATTTACCCCCGGACTATCCAGAGAGAGAGtgtccgagagagagagagtgtcctATACTCTCACCCTGGAGACCATTCTATTTGGCAGAGCCTTGAGGGGAGGTTGGCATTGGTAGGCTGTCTTCCTGGCTCAGCTGAGTCCACATGGGCCCAGAATGGCCAACTAGTCAATGGCacagcagaaaaagaaagagcccaGAGCTCAGCACCACCCCCATACCCGCGACCCAGGAGGGGAGTGGTGATTCTGAGGTCTCCCTGTGTGGTCTTGGGTTGTAAACACCCAGATCTGGGGCTCATTATCTTCATCTATAAAGCAAGTGACCATGGGCAGAGTGAGGCTGGGCTTCCCAGCAGAGCCCCACTCTCCGGTCAGGTTGGGTCCACGTGAGGGAGGCCCATCCTTCTTGCCTTTGTCTAACCACTCATTAGCCATGTACTATGTGCAGGAGACCACAGGGGAAGTGTGGACAGTCTCTGAGGGCcccacagcctctgtggagaaaggGAGGAGTGGGGGAGTCAATACAGGACCAAAGAGCCCTGCCCACGACCCTCCTAGGAGGCTGGCAGCAGGTAGTTACATCTCCCCATGGAATTCCTGCAAGAGCTCCTCTTAGAGCAACTGGCAGTGGACCTTCCTTGACTTCACGGTAGATTGGGTGCCACTCCTTGAGGAGAGACTTCCACTCCCATCTCCTGTATGCCCATCTCTCTCAGGCCTGACCCC
Above is a genomic segment from Erinaceus europaeus chromosome 9, mEriEur2.1, whole genome shotgun sequence containing:
- the LOC103117188 gene encoding H-2 class I histocompatibility antigen, Q10 alpha chain-like, giving the protein MLMAELAHLKVDNKPWSRGTHSLRYHYLCLSEPGPALPQFLVIGYVNDQPFIRFDSREGRAKPQALWMTPIDAQYWEMETQKHQAWAKVQQVEMWTVMGYHNQSSGTHSAQIMFGCEIQEGGISSSFWQYGYDGQDHLTLDLETQSWVSANSVAWKTKRWWEREPCYAEYNKAYLGSLCLTSLHKYLELGGLNLTQRKPPTVQVTRHLAQDRGTTLRCWARGFYPRDISVSWWLGEEELSQETEWVETRPSGDGTYQTWAAVRVLRGMETQYSCQVQHSGLSQALTVAWELPSSSGLITTVLFCILATVLLGVGSLVLVRWYQQDRNKDSDYQLAPVDNGMSSLEEAVPRAPKPDCDC